In Polynucleobacter sp. MWH-S4W17, a genomic segment contains:
- a CDS encoding oxygenase MpaB family protein, whose protein sequence is MLDELIRKTIREMVGGGGPPIAFLTPAGDRGLFGPESIAWKVHADFISMMIGGISSLIMQALHPQALAGVWDHSSFREDLKGRLGRTAFFIAATTYGSTEMADNIINKVNQIHAKINGFDEFGKPYSATDPHLLAWVHLTETHSFMQAFEDYRKEKLSSQDKDQYFVEMKSLGERMGAHNLPITYAKTDIAIQNYIPELYFGERAKSILALLENFPGKLAAKPFIKLMTRAGYLNLPDWVYPFIKRPTPSLIERLAVKKSIDLIAVPIREALKDGVAAHSLRRVYG, encoded by the coding sequence ATGCTTGATGAGCTTATTCGTAAAACGATTCGTGAAATGGTGGGGGGCGGTGGACCACCGATTGCTTTTCTAACGCCAGCAGGCGATCGCGGCCTCTTTGGCCCGGAATCCATTGCCTGGAAAGTACATGCGGACTTTATTTCAATGATGATTGGCGGCATTAGCTCACTAATCATGCAAGCACTTCATCCTCAGGCCTTAGCAGGAGTTTGGGATCACTCCAGTTTTAGAGAGGATCTTAAAGGTAGGCTTGGTAGAACGGCTTTCTTCATTGCTGCCACTACTTATGGATCAACAGAGATGGCAGACAACATCATTAATAAGGTTAATCAGATTCATGCAAAGATTAATGGCTTTGATGAATTTGGAAAACCGTATTCGGCTACTGACCCGCATCTACTGGCTTGGGTTCATCTCACAGAAACACATAGCTTTATGCAGGCCTTCGAAGATTATCGAAAAGAGAAATTGAGTTCACAAGACAAAGATCAATACTTTGTTGAAATGAAATCGCTTGGCGAAAGAATGGGCGCTCATAATTTACCCATCACTTACGCCAAAACAGATATTGCGATTCAAAACTATATTCCTGAACTTTACTTTGGGGAGCGTGCAAAAAGTATCCTTGCTTTGCTCGAGAACTTTCCTGGCAAGCTTGCTGCAAAGCCGTTTATCAAACTGATGACTCGCGCTGGCTATCTGAATCTTCCGGATTGGGTCTACCCCTTTATCAAGAGGCCTACCCCTAGCCTGATTGAGCGTTTAGCAGTGAAAAAGAGTATCGATTTAATTGCAGTGCCCATTCGTGAGGCCCTTAAAGATGGGGTGGCTGCCCACTCACTCCGCAGAGTTTATGGATAA
- a CDS encoding DUF4149 domain-containing protein → MITNYLISGMVGIMLFFTVVVAPTVFKVLPVEWSSKYVRNFFPKYYACLGLITTACIFTAPDSVSKALLAICALLFAFTLLYLTGKINEAKDQGQSRRFHVLHGASVVINLFQLITFIYLLVQPS, encoded by the coding sequence ATGATCACTAATTACCTAATATCAGGCATGGTTGGCATCATGCTTTTCTTTACTGTCGTAGTAGCTCCGACTGTATTTAAGGTGCTCCCCGTTGAATGGTCCAGCAAGTACGTTCGGAACTTTTTTCCCAAGTACTATGCCTGCCTTGGCTTAATTACAACCGCCTGTATCTTCACGGCGCCCGACAGCGTCAGCAAGGCCTTACTAGCGATCTGCGCCCTACTCTTTGCCTTTACTTTGCTCTATTTGACTGGAAAGATTAACGAAGCCAAAGATCAAGGGCAAAGTCGTCGCTTTCATGTATTGCACGGCGCCAGCGTTGTCATCAACTTATTTCAGCTGATTACTTTTATTTATCTGTTAGTCCAACCATCATAA
- a CDS encoding alpha-ketoglutarate-dependent dioxygenase AlkB, translated as MMQNPLFETSLSDHAVNILPKDGGAHYHPKVFTEQDCMALMRQLQASLKWEPEQLMMFGKLVTTRRKVAWVADPLCSYTYSGVKKIPQAWTSELALIKEKLEKASQAKFNSCLLNLYHDGNDGMGWHSDDEKELDPLSPIASLSLGAQRKFAFRHKKDKETISLYLENGSALIMHPPIQEHWQHALLKTKTASDIRINLTFRKINLHAT; from the coding sequence ATGATGCAAAACCCTTTATTTGAAACCTCCCTCAGCGACCATGCCGTGAATATTTTGCCAAAGGATGGGGGTGCTCACTACCATCCCAAAGTCTTTACCGAACAGGATTGCATGGCATTAATGAGACAGCTTCAAGCCTCCCTTAAATGGGAGCCTGAACAACTCATGATGTTTGGAAAGCTGGTGACCACTCGGCGTAAAGTTGCTTGGGTTGCTGATCCTCTGTGCAGCTATACCTATTCTGGGGTAAAAAAGATTCCACAAGCCTGGACATCTGAGCTCGCCCTAATTAAAGAGAAGCTAGAGAAAGCATCACAAGCTAAGTTTAATTCTTGCCTACTGAATCTCTACCATGATGGAAATGATGGTATGGGCTGGCATAGTGACGATGAAAAAGAGCTTGACCCCTTATCACCCATTGCATCGCTAAGTCTTGGGGCGCAGCGCAAGTTTGCCTTTCGCCATAAAAAGGACAAAGAGACTATTTCTCTTTATTTAGAGAATGGTAGCGCCCTCATCATGCATCCACCAATTCAAGAGCATTGGCAGCACGCTTTACTGAAAACCAAAACTGCGTCAGATATTCGCATAAATTTAACGTTTAGAAAAATTAATCTTCATGCCACATGA
- a CDS encoding NAD(P)/FAD-dependent oxidoreductase, with product MPHESRPKVTVAIIGAGMAGLSCADRLQTLGFQVQVYEKSRGPSGRMSTRHGEGWSADHGAQYFTARDPVFIEALNTWIKAGVAADWNPRLFVYEGEQWRESHSSERRYVGAPAMNSPGQYQAKTISLEINQTIDQIYQQDGKWFLRSLENGDITKSFDCLVLAIPAPQSYALTKLVDHSIETIYSSVNMQGCWTVMARFSEKVDMPFDAAFINGEIISWISRNNSKPGRTGHETWTIHANPQWSQQWIELDKEEARKLILESAKKLGLNCQNAEISIHRWRYASGAINTEMGFILNETNKLSLCGDWLNGGRVEGAWLSGYKLANAMNNFAETNL from the coding sequence ATGCCACATGAGTCCAGACCCAAAGTCACGGTAGCTATTATTGGCGCAGGTATGGCAGGCCTTAGTTGCGCTGACAGATTGCAAACGCTAGGCTTTCAAGTCCAGGTTTATGAAAAGAGTCGCGGGCCAAGCGGTCGGATGAGCACTCGTCATGGTGAGGGTTGGTCAGCAGATCATGGGGCCCAATATTTCACAGCAAGAGATCCTGTGTTTATTGAGGCACTCAATACATGGATAAAGGCAGGTGTAGCTGCTGACTGGAATCCACGCTTATTTGTATATGAGGGTGAGCAATGGCGAGAGAGCCATTCCAGTGAGCGACGTTATGTGGGCGCTCCTGCCATGAACTCACCCGGTCAATATCAAGCTAAAACCATCTCACTTGAGATTAATCAGACTATCGATCAGATTTACCAGCAAGACGGTAAATGGTTTCTCCGTAGCCTAGAGAATGGCGATATTACCAAATCCTTTGATTGCTTGGTATTAGCAATTCCTGCGCCTCAGAGCTACGCTCTTACCAAATTAGTAGACCACTCCATTGAAACAATTTACTCTAGCGTAAATATGCAAGGCTGCTGGACGGTGATGGCACGGTTCTCAGAAAAAGTGGATATGCCATTTGATGCCGCCTTCATTAATGGTGAAATCATTAGCTGGATCTCTCGAAATAATTCCAAACCTGGACGTACTGGCCACGAGACCTGGACAATACATGCAAACCCCCAATGGAGTCAGCAATGGATTGAGCTAGATAAAGAGGAGGCTAGAAAGCTCATTCTAGAGTCCGCAAAAAAGCTTGGACTCAATTGCCAGAATGCTGAAATTTCTATCCATCGCTGGCGTTACGCAAGCGGAGCAATCAATACAGAAATGGGATTTATTCTGAATGAAACTAACAAGCTTAGCCTATGTGGCGATTGGCTTAATGGTGGCAGAGTTGAGGGAGCGTGGTTAAGTGGTTACAAATTAGCAAATGCAATGAATAATTTCGCAGAAACGAACCTATAA
- a CDS encoding dihydroneopterin aldolase produces the protein MSRKASIELRDLKLQTQIGTYKTGDIIPDNHLLDLTLWIDPNLVLISEDKMSKVFDYDPLVLEITRLASDGHYETQERLMSRITEACASYSQIQSLDISLRKSPVHNNSGSLGVRLSLDQGALLQLRS, from the coding sequence ATGTCGCGTAAGGCATCCATCGAATTACGAGATCTAAAACTACAAACTCAGATTGGCACATATAAAACTGGTGACATCATCCCTGATAATCATTTATTGGATCTCACGCTTTGGATTGACCCGAATCTCGTGTTGATTTCTGAGGATAAGATGAGCAAGGTCTTTGATTACGACCCTCTCGTACTTGAGATTACGAGGCTAGCTAGTGATGGTCATTATGAAACCCAGGAAAGACTGATGAGTAGAATCACTGAAGCCTGTGCTAGCTATTCACAAATTCAATCACTAGACATCAGCCTCAGAAAATCTCCCGTTCATAATAATTCGGGCTCGCTTGGCGTTAGACTAAGTCTTGATCAGGGAGCTTTATTACAATTAAGAAGCTAA
- a CDS encoding cupin domain-containing protein, protein MYQVNINSDYSQRVVINHHDLPWVSSPEPGVERRMLDRIGDEVAKATSIVRYQPGTQFKTHTHEFGEEILVLDGVFSDETGDYPAGTYLMNPPGSSHAPFSKTGCTLFVKLRHLGPDQVAREVIDTKTAPWYQGMVPGLNVMPLMQQGSGSTLVRWAPQTYFNPHKHYGGEEIFVVDGVFEDEHGRYPAGSWIRSPHMSLHQPFSKEGCTIFVKTGHLLDGDDGKQGAYYR, encoded by the coding sequence ATGTACCAAGTGAATATCAATTCTGATTACAGCCAACGAGTCGTCATTAACCACCATGATTTGCCTTGGGTCTCCAGTCCTGAGCCAGGAGTTGAGCGGCGCATGCTTGACCGCATAGGGGATGAGGTGGCAAAAGCAACCTCTATTGTGCGCTATCAACCTGGAACGCAATTTAAAACCCACACTCATGAATTCGGTGAGGAGATCTTGGTTTTAGATGGGGTGTTTAGCGATGAGACTGGTGACTATCCTGCTGGCACTTATCTGATGAATCCCCCAGGGTCTTCTCATGCGCCTTTCAGTAAAACTGGCTGTACGCTTTTTGTGAAATTGCGACATCTCGGCCCAGATCAGGTCGCGAGAGAGGTAATTGACACTAAAACTGCCCCTTGGTATCAAGGTATGGTGCCAGGGTTAAATGTGATGCCGCTGATGCAGCAAGGTAGTGGTTCAACTTTGGTTCGTTGGGCACCGCAAACCTATTTCAATCCCCATAAGCATTACGGTGGTGAGGAAATCTTTGTAGTGGATGGGGTATTTGAAGATGAGCATGGACGATATCCCGCCGGTTCATGGATCAGAAGTCCTCATATGAGCTTGCATCAACCTTTTAGTAAAGAGGGCTGCACTATCTTTGTGAAAACTGGGCATCTTTTGGATGGTGATGATGGCAAGCAGGGCGCCTACTATCGCTGA
- a CDS encoding SDR family NAD(P)-dependent oxidoreductase, with amino-acid sequence MSLLPNLFNALIIGASGTIGSHFVRLLESNPSCSKVIGIHRNSPNAIDYHHPETIEACANSLAESGPFQLIINTIGALHSEQWMPEKKLDDLNPAQLTEMFNTNTIGPALTIKYFSKLLDPKHSVMATLSAKVGSIEDNRLGGWYSYRASKAALNMIIKTASIEFTRTKPNTALIALHPGTVKSGLSQPFRGQQIGKDPLEAVTDMFNVLANVNKEDSGSFLTYSGEKLPW; translated from the coding sequence ATGAGCCTACTTCCCAATCTATTTAATGCCCTCATCATTGGGGCCTCGGGCACTATTGGATCGCATTTTGTGAGACTCCTAGAAAGCAATCCATCTTGCTCCAAAGTGATCGGTATACATCGTAATTCTCCCAATGCTATTGACTACCATCATCCAGAGACTATTGAGGCTTGTGCAAACAGTCTGGCTGAGTCAGGACCATTTCAATTAATCATCAATACAATTGGAGCGCTGCACTCGGAACAATGGATGCCAGAAAAGAAATTGGATGATTTGAATCCGGCCCAATTAACGGAAATGTTCAACACCAACACTATTGGTCCAGCATTAACAATTAAGTACTTCTCTAAACTCTTGGACCCAAAACATAGCGTGATGGCGACACTATCTGCCAAGGTTGGCAGTATTGAAGATAATCGACTAGGTGGTTGGTATAGCTACAGAGCCTCAAAAGCCGCACTCAATATGATTATCAAAACAGCATCAATCGAGTTCACAAGAACTAAGCCCAATACTGCGTTGATTGCCCTTCATCCTGGCACCGTCAAATCTGGACTGTCACAACCTTTTCGTGGTCAGCAAATCGGCAAGGATCCTCTAGAGGCTGTAACTGATATGTTCAATGTCCTTGCGAACGTAAATAAGGAAGATTCAGGGAGCTTTCTAACATACTCAGGTGAAAAGCTGCCTTGGTAA
- a CDS encoding DsbA family oxidoreductase: MKKKIKIDYVSDVACPWCAVGLGNLNQAISQLSDKVNFEVHFQPFELNPNMPLGGQDAIEHLTEKYGLTAAQVKANQSNIRIKASEAGFEFHPEGRKRVYNTFDAHRLLHWAGIEFGLEKQTILKTELLNTYFCLAVNLDDQKNLLDAVSRSGLDIYRAQEMLKNGEFTKEVREAEAFYINAGISSVPSIILNDQYLLQGALPSESFINAFEQLITKAALAKT, translated from the coding sequence ATGAAAAAAAAGATCAAAATAGATTATGTATCGGATGTTGCTTGCCCATGGTGTGCTGTAGGCCTAGGAAATCTCAATCAGGCAATCTCGCAATTAAGCGATAAAGTGAATTTTGAAGTGCACTTTCAACCCTTTGAACTCAATCCAAATATGCCCTTAGGTGGTCAAGATGCGATTGAACATCTTACTGAAAAGTATGGTTTAACTGCTGCACAGGTCAAAGCCAACCAATCCAACATTCGAATCAAAGCCTCAGAAGCTGGATTTGAGTTTCATCCGGAAGGTCGCAAGCGGGTTTACAACACATTTGATGCGCATCGTCTTTTGCATTGGGCGGGCATAGAGTTTGGGCTTGAGAAGCAAACGATTCTAAAAACAGAATTGTTAAACACTTACTTTTGCTTAGCAGTTAATTTGGATGATCAGAAAAATTTATTAGATGCAGTAAGTCGATCTGGTCTCGATATATATAGAGCTCAAGAGATGCTCAAAAACGGTGAATTTACTAAAGAAGTTCGTGAGGCAGAGGCTTTTTATATAAATGCCGGCATAAGCTCCGTGCCCTCAATCATTCTTAACGATCAATATCTTTTGCAAGGGGCCCTACCTTCCGAGTCCTTCATAAATGCATTTGAACAGTTAATCACCAAAGCAGCTTTAGCAAAAACATAA
- the senB gene encoding selenoneine biosynthesis selenosugar synthase SenB, whose protein sequence is MKLRIEIVTPAPPGTLHGNRITALRWHQFLSHLNYQSAITEQWSKKPCDVLIALHGLRSHDSIQRYKKAYPNYPVILIMTGTDIYRDLKNSTKVIKSMEMADAIVVLQPDAIQSLPKKFHHKVQVIYQSVKGITRKPPPKRHFLASIIGHLRSEKDPFCAAQCLSHLPSNSKIQLVQLGKAMSPEFKKQALSTEKNVMRYRWLGQLSHSKTLQWLSRSHVMIISSIMEGGAHVVSEAIAIGIPVIASDIPGNRGLLGDAYPAYYPVGDKVALSKLLTKAETNPAFYEKLCRAIALRQKITKSELEQKSIQKLIKSLIK, encoded by the coding sequence TTGAAATTACGTATTGAAATCGTAACGCCCGCACCCCCTGGCACCCTTCACGGAAACCGTATTACTGCTTTACGGTGGCATCAATTCTTGTCGCACCTCAATTACCAAAGCGCTATTACAGAGCAATGGTCTAAAAAGCCATGTGATGTTCTGATTGCACTACATGGACTACGAAGTCATGACTCTATTCAAAGGTATAAAAAAGCCTATCCCAATTATCCAGTCATATTAATCATGACTGGAACGGACATCTACCGAGACCTAAAAAACTCCACTAAAGTTATCAAGTCAATGGAGATGGCTGATGCGATTGTGGTTCTTCAACCAGATGCCATTCAATCCTTACCTAAGAAATTTCATCATAAAGTCCAAGTGATTTACCAGTCAGTAAAAGGCATCACTAGAAAGCCGCCACCAAAACGTCATTTTTTAGCCAGCATCATTGGCCATCTGCGGTCTGAAAAAGATCCCTTTTGTGCTGCGCAATGTCTGTCCCACTTGCCTTCAAACAGCAAGATTCAGCTAGTGCAACTCGGTAAGGCAATGAGTCCGGAATTTAAAAAGCAAGCACTCTCTACTGAAAAAAACGTTATGCGTTATCGATGGTTAGGTCAACTGAGTCACTCTAAAACACTGCAGTGGCTCTCTCGCTCACACGTGATGATCATCTCCAGCATTATGGAAGGTGGCGCCCATGTGGTGTCTGAAGCTATTGCTATTGGCATCCCAGTAATTGCATCAGACATTCCAGGTAATCGAGGCTTACTGGGAGATGCCTACCCCGCCTACTATCCAGTAGGCGATAAAGTTGCTTTAAGCAAACTACTAACCAAGGCTGAAACCAATCCAGCCTTTTATGAAAAATTGTGCAGGGCGATTGCCTTGCGACAGAAGATCACCAAATCAGAATTAGAGCAAAAATCGATTCAAAAGCTCATTAAAAGCCTGATTAAATAA
- the egtD gene encoding L-histidine N(alpha)-methyltransferase, whose product MSQDNLPDQKLTDEIIAGLSREQSSISPKFFYDEIGSHLFEAITFLEEYYPTRTEKQIMVQYGEAMALTIGKCDVLLDLGAGNCEKGSALFDTLLPKEYRALDISKEFLERAISGLQKEFPRIQMQAQTCDLQEEMAFPDLVGRKKTFFYPGSSIGNFDPDAALGLFKNIVKVCQGDGGLLIGVDLVKDREVLSRAYNDALGITAAFNKNILLHLNRLVETDFNLENWEHYAIFNEQLTRIEMYLRSTRDQLVSFPGGERRFDSGVLIHTENSYKYTQEKFESLLMSAGFKAVHSWTDPNCYFLVAYATA is encoded by the coding sequence GTGAGTCAAGACAATTTACCTGATCAAAAATTAACTGATGAAATTATTGCTGGTCTTTCACGAGAGCAGTCATCGATATCTCCAAAGTTTTTCTATGATGAAATTGGTTCGCACTTATTTGAGGCAATTACTTTTTTGGAGGAGTATTACCCAACCCGAACTGAAAAACAAATCATGGTGCAATACGGCGAAGCAATGGCTTTGACGATTGGAAAGTGCGATGTTTTGTTGGACTTAGGGGCTGGTAATTGTGAAAAGGGTAGCGCATTATTTGACACCCTATTACCCAAAGAATATCGGGCGCTAGATATCTCAAAAGAATTTTTAGAGCGGGCTATCTCAGGCTTGCAAAAAGAATTTCCACGAATTCAGATGCAGGCACAAACCTGTGATTTACAGGAAGAAATGGCGTTTCCTGATTTGGTGGGTCGAAAGAAAACCTTTTTTTATCCAGGCTCTTCCATTGGAAATTTTGACCCAGATGCTGCGCTGGGACTATTCAAAAATATTGTGAAAGTTTGCCAAGGTGATGGGGGTTTATTGATCGGGGTTGATTTGGTTAAGGATCGCGAAGTTCTATCTCGAGCTTATAACGATGCCCTTGGAATTACTGCGGCTTTTAATAAAAACATCCTTTTACACCTGAACCGGCTGGTTGAAACGGATTTCAATTTAGAAAATTGGGAGCACTACGCAATTTTTAATGAGCAACTTACTCGAATCGAAATGTATCTTCGATCTACTCGGGATCAATTGGTTTCGTTCCCCGGTGGCGAAAGGCGTTTTGATAGCGGTGTGCTTATTCATACTGAAAATAGCTATAAGTACACGCAAGAAAAATTTGAATCTCTTTTAATGAGCGCCGGTTTTAAAGCCGTACACTCCTGGACTGATCCAAATTGCTACTTTTTGGTAGCTTATGCGACAGCATAG
- the phnE gene encoding phosphonate ABC transporter, permease protein PhnE — translation MNHYPAREFCLKCLITLVLIALFIVVSFVYLSFNPLALFTKQAMSDVVIYTGRFFPPDLSPSFLQKVWSGVLQTLAISALATLLAAIASLFLALPAAGQFGRSAKVATRFFLNFLRSVPELVWAVLMVLAVGLGPFAGTLALALHTTGVLGRLFGETLENHSPNATQALRLAGASNAQAFIYGALPGIYSQLLSYSLYRWEMNIRMATILGFVGAGGLGQILYYELSLLHEQQASTVIIAMLILVIAVDMISNKLRRVQMHSLG, via the coding sequence ATGAACCACTATCCTGCTCGCGAATTTTGTCTAAAGTGTCTCATTACGCTTGTGCTGATTGCGCTTTTTATTGTGGTGAGCTTTGTTTATCTTTCATTCAATCCTCTGGCTTTGTTTACTAAACAAGCTATGAGTGATGTTGTTATTTATACAGGACGCTTTTTTCCACCAGATCTCTCACCATCTTTTTTACAGAAGGTGTGGAGTGGTGTATTGCAGACCTTGGCCATTTCTGCCTTGGCCACTTTATTAGCGGCAATTGCGAGCCTTTTTCTGGCGCTACCAGCAGCTGGACAGTTTGGTCGTAGCGCAAAAGTAGCAACCCGTTTTTTCTTAAATTTTTTGCGCTCGGTGCCAGAGCTTGTTTGGGCGGTATTAATGGTACTGGCAGTAGGTTTAGGACCATTTGCTGGAACCCTAGCGCTCGCCTTGCACACCACAGGAGTGCTGGGGCGTTTATTTGGCGAGACCCTGGAAAATCACTCTCCCAATGCAACGCAAGCTCTGAGGTTGGCTGGGGCAAGTAATGCTCAAGCATTTATTTATGGGGCTTTACCAGGGATCTATTCTCAACTGCTCTCTTATAGTCTTTATCGTTGGGAAATGAATATACGTATGGCCACGATATTAGGATTTGTTGGTGCAGGGGGTCTTGGACAAATTCTGTACTACGAACTCTCTTTATTACATGAGCAGCAAGCCTCAACAGTGATCATAGCGATGCTTATCTTAGTTATAGCTGTAGACATGATTAGCAACAAGCTTCGTAGAGTGCAAATGCACAGTCTTGGCTAA
- a CDS encoding ABC transporter permease: MKRVVYFRDPDALRRFVVTCIALTILWPMMQLAQFDVFALFEASNLKVFTNFLIQFFPPNLQASFLALVFKATLETLAMATAGIALAMLMAIPLGLIITYSLSISRIGPASGHRIAKLGRYLARMLMLLLRGIPEIVWALLLVRVFGLGPIAGVLAIAITYGGMLAKVYSEILETENTLPAKALIMLGSGRINAFLYGLLPGASQELASYTIYRWECAVRASVVMGFVGAGGLGQLMDQSMKMLNGGEVSTILIVFLLLVLLADYISLIIRRQLA; encoded by the coding sequence ATGAAAAGAGTGGTCTATTTTAGGGATCCAGATGCGCTCAGGCGTTTTGTGGTGACGTGTATTGCATTAACGATCTTATGGCCAATGATGCAATTGGCACAGTTTGATGTATTTGCATTATTTGAAGCTAGCAACCTCAAAGTTTTTACTAACTTCTTAATTCAGTTTTTCCCACCCAATCTTCAGGCATCATTTTTAGCGCTAGTGTTTAAGGCCACTTTAGAGACTTTAGCCATGGCAACTGCAGGCATTGCTCTGGCAATGCTGATGGCAATTCCACTGGGCCTCATCATCACTTATAGCCTATCGATTTCACGTATTGGTCCTGCTTCTGGTCATCGCATTGCGAAACTCGGTAGATATCTTGCCCGAATGCTGATGTTATTACTCAGAGGTATTCCAGAAATTGTATGGGCCTTGCTGTTGGTGAGAGTGTTTGGTTTGGGCCCAATCGCAGGCGTGCTAGCAATTGCTATTACCTATGGTGGCATGCTCGCAAAAGTGTATTCCGAAATCTTAGAGACTGAAAACACCCTACCTGCTAAAGCGCTAATAATGTTAGGTAGCGGCCGTATCAATGCATTTTTATATGGGTTATTGCCAGGCGCCTCACAAGAGCTAGCCTCTTACACAATCTATCGCTGGGAATGCGCGGTTAGGGCCTCGGTTGTCATGGGCTTTGTAGGTGCTGGTGGCTTAGGACAGCTTATGGACCAGTCAATGAAGATGCTCAACGGTGGTGAAGTATCTACCATTCTCATCGTATTTTTGCTGCTTGTTTTACTCGCTGACTACATCAGTCTCATCATTCGTCGGCAACTCGCATGA
- a CDS encoding phosphonate ABC transporter ATP-binding protein, translating to MKKIAFAFKQVSFSHSNGKEALKNINISASAGESIAIIGSSGSGKTSLLNLIATSLRPSIGSISVLGIDPWAISKGQLRRLRSQIGLVHQAAPIPPRQRVITTVLAGRLGQWPLWKSLLSLIYPVDIAGPQLCLQKLDLADRLFDRCDRLSGGQLQRVGVARVLYQKPYLLLADEPVSAMDPVLSDLTIQRLLENARTRDACFVASLHAVDIALRWFPRVVGLKDGEIFFDLPASDVSESLLQQLYASERGILPKQGSPNP from the coding sequence GTGAAAAAAATAGCATTTGCATTTAAGCAAGTTAGTTTTAGTCATAGCAATGGCAAAGAGGCGCTAAAAAATATCAACATTAGCGCCTCAGCTGGTGAATCAATTGCGATTATTGGATCATCTGGCTCTGGCAAAACGAGCTTGCTTAATTTGATAGCGACTTCACTGCGCCCTAGTATTGGATCGATATCGGTATTGGGCATTGATCCATGGGCGATTTCAAAAGGGCAATTACGCCGTTTACGCTCTCAAATAGGCTTAGTTCATCAAGCAGCTCCGATCCCACCAAGACAAAGAGTGATTACCACCGTCTTAGCTGGTCGTCTTGGTCAGTGGCCACTCTGGAAATCTCTTCTGTCATTAATCTATCCGGTAGATATCGCGGGTCCGCAGTTATGTCTGCAAAAACTCGATCTCGCCGACCGCCTCTTTGATCGTTGTGACCGCCTGTCTGGAGGTCAATTGCAAAGAGTGGGTGTCGCGCGCGTGCTGTACCAGAAGCCTTATTTATTGCTGGCTGATGAGCCAGTATCTGCAATGGACCCTGTTCTTTCTGATTTAACGATTCAGCGCCTTTTAGAGAATGCTCGCACCAGGGATGCTTGCTTTGTGGCCAGCCTTCATGCAGTAGACATTGCTTTACGGTGGTTCCCAAGAGTTGTTGGGCTGAAGGATGGGGAGATCTTTTTTGACTTGCCAGCATCCGATGTGAGTGAGAGCTTGCTTCAACAGTTATATGCATCTGAACGCGGTATTCTGCCAAAACAAGGCAGTCCGAATCCATAA